From the Brienomyrus brachyistius isolate T26 chromosome 23, BBRACH_0.4, whole genome shotgun sequence genome, the window GGCAAAGTGGCCGATTGTAGCTCCAGTGGCCACATCTGAGACAAAGTGGCCGATTGTAGCTCCAGTGGCCACATCTGAGACAAAGTGGCCGATTGTAGCTCCAGTGGCCACATCTGAGACAAAGTGGCCGATTATAGCTCCAGTGGCAGTCTCTGAAGCAAAGCGCCCAATTGTAGCTTCAGTGGCCACATCTGAGGCAAAATGGCCAATTGTAGCCTCAGTCTATCCCCCTGAAGTGAAGCGTCCAGCAGCAGCTGTAATTGTAGCCCCAGATGTGAAGCGTCCACTCACAGCTCCCACAGTATCTACTGATGGAAAGTCACTACCTGTTCCCCAGGCAGTTTCTCCTACTGGGAAGCAGAACATTGCAGCACCTGCTGTTGAAGTGAAGCGGCCAACTATAATCCACTCAATCCAGTCACCTCGCAAGGCCACCTCTCCCATTATCACGTTTTCTTTGGATTGTAAGAAATTGGGCGAACATATCACGGAGCTGAGGCCCAACTATGACAAGAGCCAACTTCCAGAAGATGAGGCGAATGCTCTTAATGAAGGCGCTGTCCTTGCAGGTGGCATAAAGGGGTTCAGCAACCAGCACGGAACCGCTAAGGGTCCACAACACATGAGTGGCGAATTTGTTCCAAAAGAGACATTGCATAAGTCTGTTCCCTCTCGGTTCCCTCTTCTTGACAGAGTGAAAGGGAAGACTGCTGAACAGTTGAAGATTCTGGAAGAAAGCTTCCAGAGGAGTAGTGTTCCAACACAAGGAGAATTGGAGAGCCTTGTAAGTGAGACTAAGCTCTCCAAGATGGAAATCGACTGCTGGTTTTCGGAGCGCAGAGCACTACGAGACAACTTGGAGCAAGCAGTGTTGAACTCCATGGGCTCAAGGAAGGCAGATGGAGGGGAGAGGCAGCAGCGACACAGTGTGCTGAACGGATGCCATGAGAAGGACAGCTGGTCCAGGGATTCTTCTCTCTCCATCGCCACCCCTTTTCCATGCTCCTTGCCTATTGACAGTAAATCACTGACTCTCTTGAAAGATGTCTtcacacaaactcggtggccgTCACCTGAGGAGTACAGTCAGTTAGAAGCCCGGACAGGTCTTGCACGCACCGAAATTGTCCGCTGGTTCAAAGACAACCGGTTGCTGCTTAAAAATGGAGCTCTGGAGTGGATGGAGACTTTCCAGCCTATAAGTGGTAGGGAAGCGAATGGGCAAGGTGCATTGTCCAGCACAGAGCACACCCAGAGTGCTATCTTGCAGCACTATCCAGAAGGCAAAGCAACACGGTCCGATGACCTGGATGGACTGACGGATCGCACCAAGCTCAGCAACCAGGAGATCACGGACTGGTTCGCCAACAGGTTGGGGCAGAACACTTCTGACATTGGCAAAAATATAGGCCAAAATGGCCTAAGTAGAGAGGAACCTGGTAGCTGGGTTAACATGACCATGGGGACAGCTGCTGGCTTGAAGGATCAGGAGCTTGTCCTGGATGCTGGGAATGTGAAGACACCTATGGAAGGGTGATACAAAGTGTGCCAGGTAAGCTATGCACGTGGGAGTCAGATTCCAGAAATGGGATGGTTTTTAGCATGCAGTATTCTTTATTTTTCATGGAGCCAACATGGGATTATTACTTCAGTGGAAAACGgttttatatacatacatacctaCAAACAGACAAAACAATGTCTAGTGATGATGAGTGAATGGGAGATTTCAGGGATAGTATTGTTGCCTAGTAACCTGAAAAGCATATTCATGTTTCAATTATTAGTATGCAAAAATGTAATGTCAATTCGAGAACCAGGGTATTTAAAATGTTCTGCTAACTGACTGaaataaattttatattttcaataaaTTCCAACTCCCATCCATGTCCCATGACCAGTATTTCTGTGGGCTAAATTATGATTATGACTGGTTTTATTAGCACATTCTGAGGTTCCCAGCAATTCTgtcaaacaaaaaaatgcaggctgctctttcagaatgttTAAGTAGTAATCTATTAACATTTTGTTACTGCAGTGGTAGGGAACATGGtactgttttcttttaaaatatgagCGCTTAGGTATTAAAGCCATGTAATTTAACATAATTGCTTGTCATATTGTGCTGGTTTCATGTGATACGTTAATTAGATTTTATAGATACATTTATGAGCTATTTTTGTCTATTGCAGGTGTCTAAAAAATCGTTTTACATAGCTAACAGGTTTGTGGGCACTAGGACTGGTGAGAACCAATTCCCTTCACACTGCTCAGGGTGTATATAAACGCAGTCTGTTACCTGAGGAAACCTGTGATTAAAGATCTTAGTCTTCACTGCAAAGAATCCTGTCAGGAAGCATTGAAATTGGTTGTAAACAgactccttttttttttttttttgtagatacACAGCCAAATCTTAGTCACGATGACCATTTTCATCTTTAATCAGTGTGCCCGATTGTTGGACATAACGGTAGAGCACAGTATATATGGAGGGTCCACTGGATTTCAGTAGTCAGGCTTAGACTGAGATGATTATGCTTCTTGTTTTGGCTGCAGGTTTGAAAACTGGCTGCTGCCATTTGCACAGAAGAAAAGGAAGAGGAAAGGCTTTGTTTTTCCATATTTTGGAACCAATGatttgacacccctgctctgGGCTAAAAGGCTGCATTCTTACAATAGTTAGTCTGCTGTTAAAACTTTGAGAATGTTGTGGAAATGCTGGTGGAATGTAAAGTGCCGACTGATGGTCAGGGGCACTGTAAGAAAGCCACACGCCCAGGGCGCTGACCGTCCGCTGGAGGTGACCGTCGAGTGCCAAAACGGAACTGCTGCGATGCTCCCTGTAAATATTTCTTCTGTTACATGATAGATTTGTATGATATTGGGAGAGTTTTGTTACGTTTATATAGGAATGGATTCGTCCCTTGAGTTTTGGCTGGTCCTTGTTCTGATTTTTGTAATGACGCCATAAACCACTACATATTTTGGCATCTTATTCCTGTAACTTTACAGTGTCCAACTGTAATCCATCCTGAGGATGTTCTAAACTTTAGAAGTCCAAGCACTGACCACCGTTGGGTACAGCTGAATGTCCAGGACTACACAGCACTCACACGGAGATGGCTGCCCTCAGTATGCATTTTGCAAGGTGCCTGACTCGCGAACAAGGAGCACAGGGCTCCTGCACCTAACTGCCATTTTGGCGAGGAAATGAGGGCTGTGAACGGCTTAAGGATCTTAGTGACATCCTGCACATACAACTCTTCTATAGTCTTACTTTCTCCTTTCAGATGAACACACATTATTATTGGCCTTAGTATTTGGGTTTCTAGGGAAACCCTAGTAGTGCTAGTTCCATTTTTACTGTATAAACAGGAAATATCAGCACATACATGCTCTTTATGGTACTCTTCTGCTATAATGTCAGTTTCTCAAATATATCAAAAATACTGTAATTCTACCAGGATCCTGCTTTACTCTTTCTGAATCCTGCTGCCATCTGCTGTAATCCAATAAAACACAGCCTATTTAAAAGCACTGATTTTTGAGATGTTCTGCATGACTGCCAAGTGTCTAGGTGCTTCCTCTGTCCTTCTGAGGTATTGGAtcatttttgatttatttttttttccaggagtGACCAGTGTCACCACACTAATGCTATTTGACAGTAAAACCGCTCAATTTTACACAGGAAACACTGCAGAGGGTCAGTAAGACTCCCTTTGGCTTGTTCATTGTTGTCCTAAATGTTTACTTAGCTGTTTTATATTCCCAGAGAATGGAGTGCAATCAAGAAACTCTGAGAAGGCTGTAATTTCATTGttcattatgttttatacaccCAACCTCCACCCAATTACTAGTCTTCTTTATGTATATTTTGTATCTTAGATATTTAGAATGGAATTACTAACACACAGTAGGTTACAGCATTTACTGGTGATAGCTGAATGACGTGAGCTGGTGCTGGAACATAACTGAGGTGTGCGATCATGCTGGACTCGTGAGAACCATTACATCATTACTGAGTCACCAAGCTACTAATCGTGAATACATTTATTAGACTGACTGACGtcttggattactacatgtggCAAATCCACAACAAATGACCCAAGTGAAAAACCAAGATCGATCACAATGTCTTTAATCTTCTCACATTTCTAAGATAAATGTTCTGAACTCATCAGAACTGATGTCCGACCTTCTTTTCGAATCAAAACAGACACAAAGCTGATCAATGCTTACTACTAACAGAATGAACAGAAGTACATTAACTGTAATAAAAACCATACATTAGTTGACCCCACCCAACCCTGGTGACTTCTTACAGGACTGTCTGCTCTATTCATATTGGATTATTTTCAGATCTCAATCTTCTTTACAAAGTGCCTGCAGCTGTAATTAAGGTCATGTGCCATCATTACTGCACAAATCTCTGAGAGCAGGCTGCCATTGTTTTGCGGTCTCGAGTGCAGACGAGTGAAGGACCTTTCCCTTGCACACAGTATCATGGAGCCATTTGTAATTTCCCAGAGATTGCTGATGTATTTACACCACGTACAAGCCACCATGTTTACCCATGATGCCTTGCTGTGGCCTTCTTCACAAGGCTGCCCCAGGGCAGAACGCCACGGCTCCTTTCCTCTGCCCTGACCAGCTGGTTTCAGGGCCGAGCTGGAGAATTTTCATTAAGATCATCTCTGCCCAATCAGGGTGGGAAAATAAGAGACAAGCATTCGATATGAAATATTATTTCTCTACATCTGAGCGGATTAAGGCCAACCAAAATTATTTAGCCAAGGTTCCTTTACAACAAGCATTCTGCACATTATCAATCTTTAAGTGGGACGGAGACAACTTTGTCACCTTCTTGACAAGCGCTGAACATGTGAGCTCTTCAGACCTGTACACTTCGGGATATTAATTATGGGGTGTGATAAAAAAATATGGCATAAGagcatgaaaaacaaaaacacagaaggGTGCTACGCAACATCGTCATAGGACAGGTCTCTCCATTCGGCTGTCCGAGGGAAAGGCAACATTTCCCCCTGCGCGGTAAAGTCAGTGCCGATGTCGTGGGGAACAGGGGACCAGCATCTCTCAGTCCTGCCCTAGCCGGAAGCCCTGGCCCCAATTGTGACGTCCCCCTTCTGGCCCACCCTGATCTAGTCTCCTGCTGGGAGGTGGAATGCCAAATCCAGAGACTCCACCCCGTCGGCTTGGGAAGAAGCGGTACCTGCCGGGGGGAGGAGCAGCTTGTGAGAGACGTGACACAAGGAGTCAAATGAGACCTCGCTGGTGGGCATCCAAACAGCCCAACGTGAGTCAGTGTTTCTTTAACACCAACAATTCAGATACCAAACAGACTGATTTCTCTGTCTCAGCCAACTTCCAATGACATCATTTTGAAACTAAATAGATATGCTCAGATCAGGTATTTATATAGAGCAAGAAGCAGATGCCATCATCGCTAATACTCAGGCCCTGTTAGAGCCCGCTCAGGAGCGGAAAAACGCTTACAAGAACTGCGGCGTTGACAGGAAGGCTCGACCGCCCAGGTCCATGGGATACTTGAACATCAGGAAGTAATATAGGTGACCCACCAGGTTTCCAATAAGGTCGTTGATAATGCTGTATATGAAAATGGACACATGGAGTTTTCATGTAGCATCAGATTGGTCGTACATACACATGATAATGAGCAATTGAAAGAGGAATGTCACAGCTGAGATCGACATTTGCATGAACAACTTACGAGCCTCCAATGATGTAGTTGAATCCAAGAATGATCCAAGGAAGATAACACGCCTTTAAGGGAATTAAAAGAAGTCAGACACTGTCCAGTTCATGCCATGTTTTTTCAAGGATGTAAAATCATTTTGTATCTATGCTAAAACAAAGCATCCAATTAATGCTTGTAAGCAACTTGGACCTGGAAAGTAGGACAGTTGATTTATGTGTGGTACTTGTGAGGAACATCTAGCCACCATCTTTATTATGAGGTAAGCAGGGACCAGTACCTTGAATCTGGTTCCAAACCAGAAGGAAACGATCGTGTCCCGGTTCAACTGGGCCCAAACGTACAGCACAGACATGATCATAGGAATCATCAGGAGCTGAAGAACAGAACCAGGTTTGATTAAGGTCCTTCCTGCTGCACTTGTCAAACAAGGCATACTCTCAATTATGAATAATTAGGTGCTTGAGGTAAGatttttggggggaaaaaagtcgCTCAAAGAGCAAATGAACCCTGAGACTTACTAAGAAACCCACTGTCGACCATATCGAATGTAGAAGGTAATTCATCCTAACCCTAtctatatatttaatttaaacatCGCCTGATATACAGTTGCATGTATATGTATGCATATTACTTCCagtattatatttattttatcccCTTAAATTGCACGATTACATAAAGCACTTCAGACTGAAAAACAGAACTCTTACCTGCATGTCCATGATTAATCCAGTTATCTGCACGTTTGGTTAAGGGCCATCAAGCATATTCAGCACATGACCGTCCACACCGGAAagtgaaaggtgactgtttATAAATGAACCTCTTATCCAATGCCACACCTTGGTGGGTAGGACAATTTCAGGCTGCCACAGCGGAGAAGCTGTACACTGGCCATGAAGATGGTTAAAGTTGACAATTCAAACAACAGACTTTAAATGTCAGCTGAGCCCTAAATAAGCCTGCACACTCTTTGGGGAAACAACTGGCAGATCACCTCAGTTACGTCACATAAGCCGAGCTGATCAACGCTTCAGGGAGCACTGGACCCAGGGTCCCTAAAGGACCGGCACCAAAAAGGCAGACGTGTTCTCCTGGTCACTAGCACTGGgatcccctcccctcccaggcTCTCAGAACCCAGATGGTGGCTGTATGAAATATCCGGCCGGGACAGTCATGAGTGTATCCCCCTGCTTGTCACCCAATCACTGGCTACAGTGATGACGTCACTTACAGTGGGCATAATCACCACACTGTATGGATATTCTTTATGGGTAGGAAGCTGAGGCTGTTGTGTGATTTTTAGCTTTATCACTGCAATATAAATAATCTGTATAtaatcttatatatatatattttttaaacggGTAAAATAACCACTGAAAAAAATGACGTAATCCGTCACCCTGATAGTTAAGAAAAGATACAACAATACAGATCCAATTGAAGAGCAGCATGAAGACATAGTCTGCTGGTGTTCCATCGAAAGCCCCTGCAAAAGGACACAGGTGTACATGTTAGCCTCCCAGACACTGGACAATTATTAGACAGCACATCTGACATGtctcctaactatacaattcaAAAGACAATGGACAGAGTTTGGAAATCCACCTACTCCTGGGTGTGATCTGTGACCAAAAATgaacccccagcccccacacGTCCACGAAACATCTGCCAGGAAGCAGATGACAGCTGGCGAGAGCTCCTCCGATTCATGACTTTTTGCGTATTACTCTGCCCTGTTCTCACATCGAGAATCACATGGTACCCCAGCAGGGGAGCTAAACGCTGAATGAAGGACCAACACAGCCCCAGCTGTTGGCAGCAAGCGACTGGCAAGAGCCTAACAGGTCAGCAAAGCGGCTGAAAACTGCATCCGGACCAGATTTGaaaccctccctccctcctcccaCCTGGGAAAACAACAGAGCTAAGATCCACACTGTAATCGGAGTAGCAGATCAGCCCAAATGAGAACCCCAGCTTGGTTTTTACCAGAACAAAACTTTATGTTGTTAAGACTTAGACCATCACCTCACTGGGGTCTAACCCTACTCTTGATGATGTGGCTTGGGAGTTGCTCTTTCCAGCCAAGTATAAATACCCAATCAAAATAACTTCTTTAAATCAATTCATCTGCACTGAGATTTGCACATATTCAAAGAAAGCAGGAAGACTTGTATCTGAAGTAACTCTGCAGGACCATAGTGAACAACCTTGCCCAAGTGTCTGATGAGTGCCTAccaatttttctttctttagcTGTGGGTGGGACAGCGGAGCCTTTCTGCACACTTACTGCCTCAGATCTCGTCATAAGGCCACAACAATGACGATGCTAAGAACATAGCAGAGGGACAAATGGCTGGTGTTGCCTCACCTGTTTCGAGTCTGGTGGAGTAATGGTACAAGAAATAGAGGTTGACCAAGTAAAGGAAGCCTGTTCCAGGACCCACGGGGAAATAGAGTGTCGAAGTGACTGGCCTCCAAATCTGCATAGAGAGAAACCAGACGACTGACAATGGCATAACATGAAGAGGACAACACGGCCAAGCGTGACGGCACACCTTTCCTGGTTTTTCAGAAAGCCATGTATGTGGTGGTATATATGGGAAGGGAAATTCATCACATGACTTGTGAGGCGTGACGCGCATCTCATAGCATTCCAAGCCAGTCTAAGAATGGGTGGGGTGGGTCTTCAGAGTGACCCAGGAGAGGAGTCTGGCTCCCCTAAGAGCCTGTCCTGGTGCCGGGGCAGTCTGACTACTCCGCATGCGCTTTTTTTGCTCTGCTGTTCACATTTGCTTAGTGACTCGCTGGCATGGAAAACTAGGTCAGTAAACAAGAGCCAGTCTCTCTCTGTAGTCTGAATGGAAACTCGCAGGCAGCGCTCTGGACAGCACGGCCCCTGGGTCTTAACGCTTTGATGGCTGCACATCAAACAGCCCGGAGTGTCACGTGGACCTCACATCCACACCAACGCGTGCCTGTGGGTGACCTTCAGCTGCAGAGCCGGCGGAAGAAAGGCCAACCAGGCAGCTTCCAACGGGCCAGttaacccccgccccccacaggaaATACTGTTCCTTGGCAACCAGACGGTTTATTCAGACGTTCGACAGGAGCTGCCGAGTCTAGGTTACTCAAAAGCAACAGCAAAACAAAACGTGCATAACTGGGGTCGAGCTGCTACGCCTGTGACTGTTCAGATCTAGACAGAAAGTACGGCAACATTTTCATAAAATATAATTCAAGGCACAAAAGCAGACAAATGAGAGGCAGAGGGGAACACATCAGAATTACCAGTGTTAATGCTGCAGTGATTTGTTTTAAAGACTTATCTACTGGATCATTAAAACGAATCCCCACTACACATTTGTCATGCATCAAATAGTCTGTCTAATTTGAATCAGACACTCATGAGTGTTAGCTGAGTGCTAGTTATGAGCATACAGCCTCTCTCCATACACACACGGACTAAAGGACACAAGGCGCAGTAACTAAGCCTTACTGAGAAATACTCGTAACAGGAAACCTAAGGATGTCTAACTAGGCCACCTAAAATCAGTGCTGTTAATATTTCTTACAGTGTGATTCCTGAATAAGTACTAAATTAAAACCTAAACAGTGCCTAACAGCTAGACAGCATTAGCTCATAACTCTGACCATCAGGAATGTGGAAATCAGTCCATATACGCAATGGAAGCCCAACTCGTGAGTAGCACGTCGTCCACGCACCTGTAAACAGTTACTGAGCACATTTGCATATTTTTATGTGTCTACTATACACTTGCTACTAACAGCAGATCTGCTGGACGTAATCCCAGTTAAATCTGTGCAAGTGAGTAAGAACGAATCGACTCTGCCACAGCTAAAATTTCTGAATGGCAGACTACCGTCGGTTGCGTAAACAGGAGTGGCCACTAGGTGTGTTACGCCATCTAGTGGCGAATCTTCAGAGTTGCACCAGACGGTTCCCGACTGGCTCCCAAGAAATGGCTTTCCAAATAAACCCTTTTAgtagtttatttaaaaataacataTTAAATCGCACGGAAATGAACGAACACAATCAACACGTATACATTTAATTCAACGTAGTAAGATAGCATACGAGTTtatcacatatatatattttttaagtttACGTGTACATATCTGTTACTGATGTTATCAATACACTGGTGAGAAACAGATATTTGCTTTTGAGATACAGATTCTGAGTATCACCGACTATAGATCATCTGTGGCCAAGACCAAAACAAAACCCACCCTTTGGATTATATTGGGATTCATAAACTGGACTCACCGCGAACACAGCAATTTATTCTATGACACTTTTAGTACAATTCCACACAATGTAATTAAACTAATGAACTAAATTTGAAGCCGATAAACAGGTGCACCTGGTGTGAAATGCCAACGGATTTTTGAACTCCCTGAGGAACAGTCTGACAGCCGCCAATTTGAATAAACAGTAAACGGTCCGGGCGCGCCCACTTTCAGGGCGGTAACTTCCgctatctttaaaaaaaataccattTGTCGATGCTGAGGCTCATCTTTCGTAAGGAAGACAGACAGCAAAAGGAACCAATGAAAATCCTCCCCGACACGGGACCAGAAGTGGGGGCCGCCTATTGGCTGGTCCCGGCGGAAGTCTATTGTCAGTACTACCGTCCATAATGTAAGGCTTGGGCCTAGAGCCCTATAGATTATTACAAAGCATGGTGCATTTAAAGATATTCTTCTTTATATAACAACTCAACACAGTGTCTGATTAACGATTCCTGCTAGTTTTTATTAAAAGGCTTTCGGCTACCGACTTACGTGCATCGTCAAATATACATATGCGGCGATTTCAGCAAGGTAAACAACAGAAATCATGCATTTGACAGCCCCGAACTGGTTTTATTACCGCAGAAACACTGATGTTCGCGTCCCAGCCACAGAAATAAATAACGGCTCACCTGAAACTTGTGCAGAAACTTCTCCGGCCACAAAACAAGATACGCAGGGCTAATAAGCCCGAACCTTCCGATCAAGGGTAATACGATAGACCCAGCAAACCAGTACCGAGTGATGAAGGGAATGTTTTTAAACCAGTCCCCAATGTCTGACATTTTCGGTTGTTCTGGACTTGCACCTCCAGCGTAGTCTCACAGATGTTCCAAAAGGAACTGAAAATGTCCAAAGCGAACCTCTTTCCTCAGCGTTAAGGCTCGTTTCTCTACACGTCTACGGTATCGATTTTCGGAGGCCTTCTCTGTTAAGTTTTCCTGACGTGGCTGCTCAGGACTAGTGCAGAGACACACTTCCTGTGGCAGATAAAGCAGAGAAAACGCCAGAGGGCACTATTTCGTCTTGTCAAATCCCAGTGCAGAAAAACTAGTGCACAATATATATCCTAACTTACGTACTGATTACTAGAGTTTATGATTTGATCCATGTGTTTTACTCCTGATATTATTTGTAAGTCTTATCTCTGCAGCAGTCTGAATAGTTTAACAATAAGTGGTTAATATAGGTCAGactcttttatttaaattatcacTAGCCCGTTGCTGGTTCCAAGAGGGTTGTTCCAAAACAGGCACTAAAGAATGTAACAGTTAGTTTACATTGAacactaaaaacacattttagtatTGCATTTTTGGACATATGGGGGCAACATGTTcagtgggtcgcggggggtccggagcctatcccggaagcaatgggcacgaggcagggaacaacccaggatggggggccagcccatcacagggcacactcacacaccagtcactcacacatgcattcctacgggcaattttgcaaGTCCAGTTagtcctcagcatgtttttggactagaATATTTTGGCTAAGTTATGACTATGCCACTGTTTACAAAATCATGGCAACATCTCAAGAACATCACATTTAAGATCTGACATTCTCTaccactgacaaagcagctgcATCATGCGGGAAGCCCAAGTGCTGAATTATATGGTTATGCCATGGGCAATCGCCACCCCAACCTCCTGAATAAGACACAGACCGAAAGCCAAGACCTTCATCAGATGCCCTCACAGATAAACCCGGGCAGCAGCATTTGTGGTAAAGAGAGATTATTAGCAGCAAAGATGACTTCAAGTTCCATGGCTCTGGAAAGAATTGAGGTGATTACTGGGTCTGGTTGATGGTTTATATATAAATAGCTCACCAACAGtcccaaaaaaaaactgaaaatttaCACACAATACAGAACGTTTTCTCAACAATTTATTCTTAAAGAGCAACACACGAAGAACAGATGATCAACAAACAGGTGTCATACCTGTATAGAGTCAAAAATAAGCCACAGGACATATCATCAAACAATTTAACCAAAAACACAGAGGTGCAAATCCATTATGGCAAGAAGACAAAAAGCACAATCAGGTACAGTGCTCAAAGTTCATAAAGTTTCAAGAGTTATTTTCCACAGCGCTGACCCAAGTTCCTTCAGGTTAAAACTGGATTGAAGTGACTGAGAAGTTGATTTATGTGTGGCTTAAGAATGAGTAAATTAATTTTTTAATGTTTGTATGAGTATCTGTGTACTTCATTtgcaattaagaaaaaaaatggaccATAGTAACCCATTAGTGTCTTCAAACATTTATTGGCCACAgtagaaaatatatatttcaagtTACCCAAGTAAAAGCCACAGCTTAAAAAAGCTATTCAGTCTTAAATTAATTGCAATTTACAATACATACAGCTCCTGCCACCACAGACAAAACAGAACTTAAAAGGGTTTACAGATCTGTCCTGTAAGGGactatatacacacaaacaacAAAACATCTATTTGCACAATCAATATATTTTAGTAACATTTCATTCTTAATTTATAAGGAGCTAGAACTGATCAGGAAATCTTCTGAGAAATGCACTATTGCCTATTTTCATCACTATGTGGACATAAACCATGGCATATTGCACCCTGTTTAGACAGTCAGATTGTAATAATGCATGGCTCCATTTGATGCGCAACTTGACATTTTTTTCTACTTTTCAAACATCATTCAGACAAGAACATTTTCAGAAACTTcacattcagaaaaaaaaatacttctgaAAGTAAATGATTCAGGTGACAATTCAGATAATTATAGCGGCCGTTCACGGAAAGAAAGCCTTGTAGGTTCTTTTATATGGAAAAAGTGCATTGAGAATGTGTAAAATGAGAGTGAGCTACAGTACGTTGCAGGTGCAAAACTGGTCTGTTAATGGAGTTCGGCTTGGGCTACTCATTGAGTTTGGCAGGCACAAACCACATCCTTGAGCTGCAAATCGCAGGACGTACACAGTTATGTCCTGTGCTTCCCAAAATGATTCCTCAGTGAGAATCC encodes:
- the derl1 gene encoding derlin-1 isoform X1 → MSDIGDWFKNIPFITRYWFAGSIVLPLIGRFGLISPAYLVLWPEKFLHKFQIWRPVTSTLYFPVGPGTGFLYLVNLYFLYHYSTRLETGAFDGTPADYVFMLLFNWICIVITGLIMDMQLLMIPMIMSVLYVWAQLNRDTIVSFWFGTRFKACYLPWIILGFNYIIGGSIINDLIGNLVGHLYYFLMFKYPMDLGGRAFLSTPQFLYRFFPSRRGGVSGFGIPPPSRRLDQGGPEGGRHNWGQGFRLGQD
- the derl1 gene encoding derlin-1 isoform X2; the encoded protein is MLLFNWICIVITGLIMDMQLLMIPMIMSVLYVWAQLNRDTIVSFWFGTRFKACYLPWIILGFNYIIGGSIINDLIGNLVGHLYYFLMFKYPMDLGGRAFLSTPQFLYRFFPSRRGGVSGFGIPPPSRRLDQGGPEGGRHNWGQGFRLGQD